The genomic stretch AAGCTGTGCCCCCAGAATTGGGCGCCGGCGCTTTCGTTTTCCGGCGCCGCCTCGAAGCCGACGCGGTTGACGCTGATGACCGGAATGCCGTTGGCGACAGCGTGGCTGCGCTGAATGGTGATCCAGGCCTGCAGCTGCCGCTGTTGTTCCTCCCGGTCGTCACGAGGATCCCAGCCGATGGCCGTAGGGTAGATCAGCAGGTCGGCGCCGGCCATGGCCATGAGGCGGGCGGCTTCCGGGTACCACTGGTCCCAGCAGACGAGCACGCCCAGACGGCCGACGGAGGTGTCGATCGGCGTAAAGCCCAGATCGCCGGGGGTAAAGTAGAACTTTTCGTAGTAGCCGGGGTCGTCGGGAATGTGCATTTTGCGGTAGGTCCCGGCAATGGAACCGTCCTTCTCCAGTACCACGGCCGTGTTGTGATAGAGTCCCGGCGCCCGTTTTTCAAACAGCGAGGTGACCAGCACGATACCCAGTTCTTTGGCCAGGGCGCCGAATTCTTCCGTCGAGGGCCCCGGAATGGTCTCGGCCTGGTCGAAACAGGCGGTGTCTTCGCACTGGCAGAAGTACAGCCCCGTATGCAACTCCTGCAGCACGACAAGCTGGGCGCCTTGACTGGCGGCGCGGCGGATTCCCTCCATGCTGGCGCGCACATTGGCCTGGCGATCGGCACTGCAGGACTGCTGAACCAGTCCGACGGTGAGATTTTTCATGATAGAACTCCTTCGGGAAACTGCATGGTAACGCAGTGCAGGGAGCCGTGCTGCAGAATCAACGGCAGGCAGTTGATACCGATGATTTCGCGCCCGGGAAAGGCCTCGGCAATAACCTGCAGCGCCTGCTCATCCCGGGCATCCTCATAGGCCGGCACCAGTACGGCCCCGTTGATGACCAGGAAGTTGGCGTAGGTGGCGGGCAGGCGCTCCCCGTCCTCGTCGTAGGCGGCCTTGGGCCAGGGCAGGGGGAGCAGGCGATAGGGCGCGCCGTCCCCCGTCCGGAAGGCTTGCAGCTCGACCTCCATTTTTTTGAGGGCCTCGAAATGCTCATCGGCGGGATCGTCGCAGGTGACGTAGACGATGGTATCGTCGGGACAGAGGCGGGCCAGGGTGTCGATGTGCGAGTCGGTATCGTCGCCAGCCAGGTAGCCGTTTTCCAGCCACAAAAAATGGTTGAATCCTAGCAGCGTCTTCAGCCGGGCCTCGATTTCCGCGCGGGAGAGATGGGGATTGCGGTTGGGGTTCAGCAGGCACTCCGCCGTGGTCAGCAGGGTGCCGCGGCCATCGCTTTCCAGGCTGCCCCCTTCGAGGATGAGGCCAGGAATCTCGAGGGAACAGGGGCCGAACGCCCCCGCTTTGGCCAGGGCCTGATTGACCTGGTTGTCGTAATGGGCGGCGAATTTGAGCCCCCAGCCGTTAAAACCGAAGTCGAGAAGGACAGGGGCGCCGTCCCGCCGGACGGTGATGGCCCCGAAATCTCTCGACCAGGTGTCGTTGGTGGGGATGGCGTAGAGGCGGATGCGCGTCAGGTCCGCGTCAGTGCGGGCGAGTTGCGTGCGGACGCGTTCGGTGTCCGGGGCGACGATGAGGACGCGCTCAAACCGGCTGATCTCGGTGGCGAGCCGCTGAAAGACCGGTTCGACCACATCCAGGTGCTGTTCCCAGTCGCTGTCCTGGTGCGGCCAGGCCAACAGGACGCCGTCCTGTTTTTCCCATTCGGCAGGCATGCGTATATTCATAGTGGATCCTTATCTAGTATTAGGTGAGAATCGGGTTTTTCGGCCTCATTTTCTACCACAGTTGACGTCTCAGGGCCAGCCCATTTGCAACAGTTGGGTCCGGATGAGCAGGGTGATTCCGCCTATGGCCGCGGCAATCCCCAAGCTCAGGAGCACCAGCCGTATCCCCCGAGGGAATTGTAGGGGCGGCCAGTGTGAATGCCAGGGAAATTCACCGGCGTAGCGGCGGCGAATTTCGGAGGCAGTGATAAGAAAGGTCAACCACATGGCCGCCAGGGCAAAGCCCGCCAGCACGTCACTGAGCCAGTGAACGCCCAGATAGACGCGGCTGAAGCCGATGAGCAGGGCAACGAAGCTGCCGCAAAAAAGCAGAACCGCCCGCGACTGCCAATCGCGGATATGGTCGAGCAGCATATAGGTCAATAAACCGTAAAAGACCAGGGCGACAAAGGCGTGGGCGCTGGGAAAACTGGCACTGAATGGCTCCAGATGGGGCAGCAGGGGAACGGGGCGGGGACGGTCGAAGACGAATTTGAGGGCAAAAACGAGTATTTCCCCCCCCAGCGTGCCGGCGGCGAGGATCGTGGCCGAAAAGAAACGCTGGTAAAGCATCAGCCAGAACAGAGCCAGCAGGCCCAGAATAAGCACGGCTCCCGCACTACCCAGAGTGGTGACGGCCAGAAAGAAGGCGTCGGCCACGGGGTGTTTCAGCTTGGACACTTCCGCGTAAACCCACAGGTCCACGCGAAAGAGAGGCTCCCGGATGTGCATGGCGTTGGTCAACCCGACGAACAGGGTGGCAAAGATGGCGCTGAAAAGCAGCCCC from Desulfuromonas sp. KJ2020 encodes the following:
- a CDS encoding agmatine/peptidylarginine deiminase, producing the protein MNIRMPAEWEKQDGVLLAWPHQDSDWEQHLDVVEPVFQRLATEISRFERVLIVAPDTERVRTQLARTDADLTRIRLYAIPTNDTWSRDFGAITVRRDGAPVLLDFGFNGWGLKFAAHYDNQVNQALAKAGAFGPCSLEIPGLILEGGSLESDGRGTLLTTAECLLNPNRNPHLSRAEIEARLKTLLGFNHFLWLENGYLAGDDTDSHIDTLARLCPDDTIVYVTCDDPADEHFEALKKMEVELQAFRTGDGAPYRLLPLPWPKAAYDEDGERLPATYANFLVINGAVLVPAYEDARDEQALQVIAEAFPGREIIGINCLPLILQHGSLHCVTMQFPEGVLS
- a CDS encoding carbon-nitrogen hydrolase, which codes for MKNLTVGLVQQSCSADRQANVRASMEGIRRAASQGAQLVVLQELHTGLYFCQCEDTACFDQAETIPGPSTEEFGALAKELGIVLVTSLFEKRAPGLYHNTAVVLEKDGSIAGTYRKMHIPDDPGYYEKFYFTPGDLGFTPIDTSVGRLGVLVCWDQWYPEAARLMAMAGADLLIYPTAIGWDPRDDREEQQRQLQAWITIQRSHAVANGIPVISVNRVGFEAAPENESAGAQFWGHSFVAGCQGEIVVQAGEKEEVLLVEVDGERSEAVRRIWPFLRDRRIEAYGDLTRRYRD